TTTCTGTTGGGAGGAATGCACATGAATGAGATACCTTGGTATCAACAATTAAAAGAAAAACGATTGGCATACGGCGTATCGCAAAATAAATTAGCCGTACATGTAGGAATTTCAAGGCAATATATTAGTGAGATTGAAACAGGAAAAATGACACCGACCCAAACTTTACAACAAGCGATGTTTGATATATTAGAACAATTTAATCCAGAAGCACCTTTAGAAATCTTATTTGATTATGTGCGAATACGTTTTTTAACAACGAACCCGAAACCTGTTATTGAAGAAATTTTACGGTTGAAAATGGAGTATATGATCCATGAAGATTATGCGTTTTATTCTTACTTGGAACAATATGTTTTTGGTGACATTGTCGTCATGGTTTCGCCAGATGAAGATAAAGGTTGTCTGCTAGAACTCAAAGGTAAGGGTTGCCGTCAATTTGAAAACTTTTTATTAGCCCAACAACGTACATGGTTTGATTTTTTCATGGATGTATTTCGAGTAAATGGTGTCTTTAAACGGGTTGACCTTGCGATCAATGATAAGACAGGCATATTGGATATTCCATTTCTCACAAACAAATGCAGAAATGAAGAATGTATTTCTGTGTTTCGTAGCTTTAAAAGTTATCGTTCTGGCGAATTGGTTCATGGAGAAGAAAAACGGGATATGGGAAACACGTTATATATTGGCTCTTTAAAAAGTGATGTGTATTTCTG
This genomic interval from Virgibacillus pantothenticus contains the following:
- the mobT gene encoding MobT family relaxase → MGGMHMNEIPWYQQLKEKRLAYGVSQNKLAVHVGISRQYISEIETGKMTPTQTLQQAMFDILEQFNPEAPLEILFDYVRIRFLTTNPKPVIEEILRLKMEYMIHEDYAFYSYLEQYVFGDIVVMVSPDEDKGCLLELKGKGCRQFENFLLAQQRTWFDFFMDVFRVNGVFKRVDLAINDKTGILDIPFLTNKCRNEECISVFRSFKSYRSGELVHGEEKRDMGNTLYIGSLKSDVYFCVYEKDYEQYVKHGASLEDTDIKNRFEIRLKNDRAYHAVVDLMTYEDAGRTAFSIINRYIRFVDKDEKKRRSSWPMNAEWQRFLDIGENRKIYLTTKPEPYTFDKTLRWLARQVAPTWKLATKLDEINQTTVIQDMLDQAKLTKRHQQLLMQQALETEDVIK